In Chaetodon trifascialis isolate fChaTrf1 chromosome 4, fChaTrf1.hap1, whole genome shotgun sequence, one DNA window encodes the following:
- the LOC139330636 gene encoding retinal Mueller cells isomerohydrolase-like — MVSRVEHPAGGYKKIFETVEELDEPIPARITGVIPSWLGGSLLRMGPGLFEVGDESFHHLFDGQALIHKFDLKGGQVTYYRKFIRSDSYVRAMTENRVVITEFGTAAYPDPCKNIFSRFFTYFRGIEVTDNCVVNVYPIGEDFYAVTETNYITKVDPDSLETLKKVDLCKYLSVNGLTAHPHTDTDGTVYNIGNCFGKNMSLAYNIVKIPPAQRDQSDPIEKSQVVVQLPSSERLKPSYIHSFGMTDNYFVFVEQPVKINLFKFLSAWTVRGATYMDCFESNDTMGTWFHLATRDSAGYLSSHRFRTSAFNIFHHINAYEEQGFIVVDLCTWKGHDFVYNYLYMANMKQEWEEVKKAAMRAPQPEVRRYVLPLDIHREEQGKNLVSLPYTTATAVLRSDGTIWLEPEVLFSGPRQAFEFPQINYSLCRGKKYSFVYGLGLNHFIPDRIVKLNVQTKETWVWQEEDCYPSEPLFVPTPGATEEDDGVLLSIVVKPGAQRPGSLLVLDARKLTELARAEVNTIIPVTLHGMYKP; from the exons ATGGTCAGCCG AGTGGAGCATCCTGCTGGAGGCTACAAGAAGATCTTTGAGACggtggaggagctggatgaACCCATACCTGCTCGCATCACCG gtgttaTACCATCCTGGCTGGGCGGCAGTCTCCTCAGGATGGGTCCAGGTCTTTTCGAGGTGGGAGATGAATCTTTCCACCACCTGTTTGATGGACAGGCGCTCATTCACAAGTTTGACCTGAAGGGCGGTCAGGTGACCTACTACAGGAA GTTCATCAGGTCTGACTCATATGTTCGTGCCATGACAGAGAACAGAGTGGTCATCACTGAGTTTGGAACAGCAGCCTACCCAGACCCCTGCAAAAACATCTTCTCCAG GTTCTTCACTTACTTCAGAGGCATAGAGGTGACTGATAACTGCGTAGTGAACGTCTATCCAATCGGCGAAGACTTCTACGCTGTCACAGAGACTAATTACATCACTAAGGTTGATCCTGATTCGCTGGAGACTTTAAAGAAG GTGGACCTGTGTAAGTACCTCTCAGTGAATGGGTTGACTGCTCACCCCCACACTGACACAGATGGTACAGTCTATAACATCGGTAACTGCTTTGGCAAAAACATGAGTCTGGCTTATAATATCGTCAAAATCCCGCCTGCTCAGAGAG ACCAATCAGATCCCATAGAGAAATCCCAGGTTGTGGTCCAGCTGCCCAGCAGTGAGAGGTTAAAGCCCTCCTACATACACAG TTTCGGTATGACAGACAACTATTTTGTGTTCGTGGAGCAGCCAGTGAAGATAAACCTGTTCAAGTTCCTGTCGGCTTGGACGGTCAGAGGAGCCACATACATGGACTGCTTTGAATCCAACGACACTATGGGG ACGTGGTTCCACCTGGCCACTCGGGACTCAGCAGGTTATCTGAGCAGCCACAGGTTCAGAACGTCAGCTTTCAACATCTTCCACCACATCAACGCCTACGAGGAGCAGGGATTCATCGTCGTTGACCTCTGCACGTGGAAAGG tCATGACTTTGTGTATAACTACCTGTACATGGCCAACATGAAGCAGGAGTGGGAGGAAGTGAAGAAAGCAGCAATGAGAGCTCCTCAGCCCGAGGTCAGACGATACGTTCTGCCGCTGGACATACACAgg gaagaACAGGGGAAGAATCTGGTTTCTCTGCCCTACACGACAGCTACTGCTGTTCTTCGTAGCGATGGCACCATCTGGCTGGAACCCGAAGTCCTCTTTTCTGGACCAAGACAAg ccttTGAGTTTCCACAGATTAACTACTCTCTGTGTCGTGGGAAGAAGTATTCCTTCGTCTACGGCCTGGGACTTAACCATTTCATCCCCGACAGG ATCGTCAAGCTGAACGTACAGACCAAAGAGACCTGGGTGTGGCAGGAGGAAGACTGTTACCCATCAGAGCCGCTGTTTGTACCAACACCTGGAGCTACAGAGGAGGACGATG gtgtgctgctgAGCATCGTGGTGAAGCCGGGAGCACAGCGACCAGGTTCCCTGCTGGTGCTGGATGCCAGGAAACTGACAGAGCTGGCCAGGGCAGAGGTCAACACCATCATCCCTGTGACCCTCCACGGCATGTACAAGCCATGA
- the LOC139330635 gene encoding methylcrotonoyl-CoA carboxylase beta chain, mitochondrial gives MYHCMTRSVCSGGRVCPAFVPPHTQSPSWTLRNTAEEKHHRLSEQRWQCSVRWMSSAARKRRALRSAFPVLEQPLQPIHRHVYEANLRNSNACHKKYVELSEKVRKGGGENAITRHTQRNRKLLVRDRLRLLLDHEDFLELSPFAGLGLPYGDIPSAGCLTGIGRINGLWCVFIANDATVKGGTAYPITVKKQLRAQDVAMQNRLPCVYLVDSGGAFLPLQSEIFPDKNQGGRTFYNEAIMSAMRIPQVSVVCGSCTAGGAYIPTMAEETVMVHRIGTIFLGGPPLVKAATGEEVTPENLGGARLHAEVSGCVDHFAWEEKEAYEYTRNIISTLNFQLPEEEEEDEEEPLYRSEELLGLAPRSYDYSLDVKMVVSRLTDGSRFQEFKARYGTTLITGFAKIHGHLVGIVANNGELSYQAALKGSHFVQLCDQRDVPLLFLQNTAPTAAPTLSTAQAETNTNRLKAQGSMMSAVACASVPKITVVIGGCHGADSYAMCGRAFDPNFLFLWPSARASMTAPGHSGSLLPPDSEQDEEQKKKLEDDLNRRLEEESSAFFSSGRLWDDGVILPQDTRKVLRDCLDIIKQQQYQLSTEKLQATLLRV, from the exons atgtaccACTGCATGACAAG GAGTGTGTGTAGCGGAGGAAGAGTGTGTCCTGCCTTTGTGCCTCCTCACACCCAGTCGCCATCATGGACCCTGAGAAACACAGCGGAGGAGAAACATCACAG GCTGTCCGAACAGCGTTGGCAGTGTTCAGTCCGCTGGATGAGCTCTGCTGCCAGGAAGAGGAGAGCTCTGCGCAGTGCCTTCCCAGTGCTGGAGCAGCCCCTCCAGCCCATCCACCGACACGTGTATGAAGCTAATCTCCGAAACAGCAACGCCTGCCATAAGAA GTACGTGGAGTTGAGTGAGAAGGTCAGGAAAGGAGGCGGGGAAAACGCCATCACCAGACACAcccagagaaacaggaagctgctggtcCGGGATCGGCTGCGCCTCCTGCTGGATCATGAGGACTTCCTGGAGCTGTCACCTTTTGCTGGTTTGGGTCTACCATACGGGGACATCCCTTCAGCCGGCTGCCTGACTG GTATTGGCAGGATCAATGGCTTGTGGTGTGTGTTTATCGCCAACGACGCCACAGTGAAAGGCGGCACAGCGTATCCAATCACAGTGAAGAAGCAGCTGCGGGCGCAGGACGTAGCAATGCAGAACCGCCTGCCTTGTGTCTACCTCGTCGACTCTGGTGGAGCTTTTTTACCACTGCAG TCAGAGATCTTTCCTGATAAAAACCAGGGAGGAAGGACGTTCTATAACGAAGCCATCATGTCTGCCATGAGGATCCCCCAG GTGTCAGTGGTGTGCGGGTCGTGCACGGCGGGTGGAGCTTATATTCCCACTATGGCAGAAGAGACAGTGATGGTGCACAGGATAGGGACCATATTCCTGGGAGGGCCGCCATTGGTCAAGGCCGCCACGGGTGAGGAAGTGACGCCAGAGAACCTGGGAGGAGCCAGGCTTCACGCTGA GGTGAGTGGCTGTGTGGACCATTTCGCTTGGGAAGAAAAGGAGGCGTACGAATACACCAGAAACATCATATCCACCCTCAACTTCCAACTGCccgaagaagaggaggaggacgaggaggagccGCTGTATCGTTCAGAGGAGCTTCTGGGGCTCGCTCCCAGAAGTTATGACTACAGTCTGGATGTTAAAATg gtGGTCAGTCGGCTGACGGACGGGAGCCGCTTCCAGGAGTTCAAAGCTCGCTATGGAACCACACTCATCACTGGCTTTGCAAAGATCCATGG CCACCTGGTGGGAATAGTAGCCAACAACGGAGAGCTGTCGTACCAGGCCGCGCTGAAAGGCAGCCATTTTGTCCAGTTGTGTGACCAGAGAGAcgtccccctcctcttcctgcagaaCACAGCACCCACAGCAGCTCCAACGCTCTCCACAGCACAG GCAGAGACGAACACAAACCGTCTGAAGGCTCAGGGTTCAATGATGTCAGCAGTAGCGTGTGCCTCCGTCCCCAAAATCACTGTGGTGATTGGTGGTTGCCATGGTGCTGACAGCTACGCCATG TGTGGGCGGGCCTTTGACCCTAATTTCCTGTTCCTGTGGCCCAGCGCCAGAGCATCGATGACGGCTCCGGGTCACTCCGGCTCTCTGCTTCCCCCTGACAGTGAGCAGGacgaggagcagaagaagaagctggaggatgaCCTGAACAGGAGGTTAGAGGAGGAGAGCTCAGCCTTCTTCTCCTCCGGCAGGCTCTGGGACGATGGAGTCATTCTGCCTCAGGACACCAGGAAG gttcTCAGAGACTGCCTGGAcatcatcaaacagcagcagtatcAACTGTCCACAGAGAAACTGCAGGCAACACTTTTACGTGTATAG
- the depdc1a gene encoding DEP domain-containing protein 1A, whose amino-acid sequence MSSHIITPGPYRATKLWNEVTRLFRAGMPLRKHRQNFRHYASCFTASAAVDWLHQLLRSNSNFGPDVTRQQTVQLLKKFLKNHVIEDVKGRWGTEDLEDNAVLYKFPSTSPLKPIPCPAPASAPSSIKKRPSLRDKEGFFRFKSVKKREKEETQENIDPALQAGDDKPMEEQQVLRRELTVEDEQEIWKDITLTHLQRILGVASLDGVLDQRYVNPQNIIHNMTKVNKHGVVTMDDKTNDLPHWVLSAMKSLANWPKYDSAQPSYPGFERDVFKTVSDYFYSLPQPLLTYELYELFINILVFCGYVAAPTVHQRGKRKKPDLPTAPPPAKTSFRSTECLLLSLLRQGTCDEAESPMTEVLGGKLQSRLAALKGGICTGDGQLGGSCMSLSTVGSMKPQTRSCSLETVLDDSAPLTRQQLFLSNDSLASCAYSSRSQDDSPAIATLHSCTDFTSVSKATPVPRESAPGHTTRNRLSVVSTAGLSGSLRSRPLRPRSVGSCLDIVVETQEEDFMETKWQGRATSCLNVNTPAEQYHPSLASRPPSLSSHHPLSSFSSSAMTKVQGSYAATGPSGPRAASSTSNLRTLHAPAVVRRCLSSLDVSKLSRPVSLFKPPVCAPTSKSQPPQPKCLLQPQCERVAVEALQLCTLLLPPASRRKLQLLMRMMSRISQNVDMPRLHPAIGTRTLMVHTFSGCVLGCAVECDLDELLATRLVSFLMDHQQNILSVPEYLLTAINDYVQYLRTAQVPVDAISNIDGSEPVCVPVPVYAFCHQISSAEFEQQKLTSSQKAMEELLEVLLTDQNISEKDRRKKLKQFEKQYPDIYSRRFPSSDQENNKPKIKPPLLNIKKTKAFSIRN is encoded by the exons ATGAGTTCTCATATTATCACTCCTGGACCGTACCGAGCCACAAAACTG TGGAATGAGGTGACTCGTTTGTTTCGGGCTGGTATGCCTCTCAGGAAACACCGGCAGAACTTCCGGCACTACGCCTCCTGCTTCACCGCCTCTGCCGCCGTGGATTggctccaccagctgctccgTAGCAACAGCAATTTTGGCCCCGACGTCACCAGGCAGCAGACGGTGCAGCTCCTGAAGAAATTTCTGAAGAACCATGTGATCGAAGACGTGAAGGGTCGCTGGGGCACAGAGGACCTGGAGGACAACGCAGTGCTGTATAA ATTCCCCTCAACTTCTCCTCTGAAGCCCATCCCCTGTCCTGCTCCAGCCTCAGCCCCAAGCTCCATTAAGAAAAGGCCTTCACTCAGGGACAAGGAAGGTTTCTTTAGGTTTAAGAGTGTGAAGAAGCGTGAAAAGGAGGAGACACAG GAAAACATAGATCCTGCCCTCCAAGCAGGGGATGATAAGCCAATGGAAGAGCAGCAGGTGCTGCGACGAGAGCTGACTGTAGAGGATGAACAGGAGATCTGGAAAGACATCACTCTGACCca ccTACAGAGGATTCTGGGTGTTGCATCCCTTGATGGCGTTTTAGACCAGCGTTATGTAAACCCACAGAACATCATCCATAACATGACCAAAGTCAACAAGCATGGAGTTGTGACAATGGACGACAAGACTA ATGACCTTCCACACTGGGTTTTGTCTGCCATGAAGAGCCTGGCCAACT GGCCAAAGTACGACAGCGCACAGCCGTCCTATCCCGGCTTCGAGAGAGATGTCTTCAAAACTGTGTCAGATTACTTCTACAGCCTCCCACAGCCATTACTCACATATGAACTGTATGAACTATTTATCAACATCCTGG TGTTTTGTGGGTACGTTGCAGCACCCACAGTACACCAGCGCGGGAAACGCAAGAAGCCTGACCTCCCCACTGCCCCTCCTCCAGCCAAGACATCTTTCCGCTCCACTGAGTGTCTCCTGCTGTCGCTGCTCAGACAGGGGACATGTGATGAGGCAGAGTCACCGATGACAGAGGTGCTTGGTGGGAAGCTTCAGTCACGTCTGGCAGCGCTGAAAGGAGGCATTTGTACAGGCGACGGTCAGTTAGGAGGCAGCTGCATGAGTCTGAGTACAGTCGGTTCCATGAAGCCTCAAACCAGGAGCTGCTCACTGGAAACTGTCCTGGATGACTCTGCCCCTCTCACCCGGCAGCAGCTGTTCCTGTCCAATGACAGCCTGGCATCCTGCGCCTATAGCAGCAGGAGCCAGGACGACAGCCCTGCCATCGCAACACTCCACAGTTGCACGGACTTTACATCTGTATCCAAAGCAACCCCTGTTCCACGTGAAAGTGCTCCAGGACACACAACCAGAAACAGACTGTCTGTAGTTTCTACAGCAGGACTGTCAGGTTCTCTGAGGTCACGCCCGCTGCGGCCACGCAGTGTAGGCAGCTGTCTGGACATTGTCGTAGAGACCCAGGAGGAAGATTTCATGGAGACCAAGTGGCAGGGCCGAGCAACCAGCTGCCTCAACGTGAACACTCCTGCAGAACAGTACCACCCTTCCTTGGCTTCACGTCCTCCCTCGTTGTcctcccatcatcctctctcctctttctcttcatctgctATGACCAAAGTACAAGGGTCTTATGCTGCTACAGGACCCAGTGGACCCAGAGCCGCCTCCAGTACTTCTAATCTTCGGACGCTCCATGCGCCTGCTGTCGTCCGGCGCTGCCTCAGCTCTCTTGACGTGTCAAAGCTGTCTCGTCCTGTTTCACTGTTCAAACCGCCTGTCTGTGCACCCACCAGCAAATCCCAGCCCCCTCAACCCAAAT gcCTTCTCCAGCCTCAGTGTGAGCGTGTGGCTGTGGAggccctgcagctctgcaccctcctcctcccccctgcttcACGCAGGAAGTTACAGCTCCTCATGAGGATGATGTCACGCATCAGTCAGAATGTGGACATGCCTCGGCTCCACCCCGCCATCGGTACCCGAACGCTG ATGGTTCACACATTTTCAGGTTGTGTCCTGGGCTGCGCTGTCGAGTGCGATCTGGACGAGCTGTTGGCTACCAGACTGGTGTCATTTCTAATGGACCACCAACAAAACATCCTCTCTGTCCCAGAGTACCTGCTCACTGCTATTAATGACTATGTACAGTACCTGCGCACAGCACAG GTTCCAGTGGACGCCATTTCTAACATTGATGGCAGCGAACCGGTTTGCGTTCCTGTACCAGTCTACGCGTTCTGCCATCAGATTAGCAGCGCTGAGTTTGAACAGCAGAAGCTGACATCTTCCCAGAAGGCCATGGAGGAGTTGCTGGAGGTGCTGCTGACAGACCAAAACATAAGTGAGAAGGACAGACGCAAGAAACTGAAGCAG TTTGAGAAGCAGTACCCAGACATCTACAGCCGTCGGTTTCCCTCCTCAGaccaggaaaacaacaaaccaaagATTAAACCTCCCCTCCTCAACATCAAGAAGACCAAAGCTTTCAGCATCAGGAACTGA